One window of Channa argus isolate prfri chromosome 4, Channa argus male v1.0, whole genome shotgun sequence genomic DNA carries:
- the tjp1b gene encoding tight junction protein ZO-1 isoform X2: protein MITCAFLWVGFLVAVDSTMVNYQKYITVMQLALGVTASNKEHCLPPRKRFWIHPSPTAGSITAASSASTIQGKPSLRRIKGRIHRSKSLDSIDLLDSNSAAMEETVIWEQHTVTLHRAPGFGFGIAISGGRDNPHFQSGETSIVISDVLKGGPAEGLLQENDRVVMVNAVSMDNVEHAYAVQQLRKSGKIAKITIRRKRKVHVPMGRLGERETMSEHDEEEDSYDEEIYETRSGRSGAYSGVGGAMGRRSGRSSGRRDRDRERSGSRERSLSPRSDRRSHNLPPRPAKVTLVKSRKNEEYGLRLASHIFVKDISPESLAARDGNIQEGDVVLKINGTVTENLSLIDAKKLIERSKGKLKMVVQRDDRATLLNIPDLDDSIASANASDRDDISDIHSLASDHSNRSHDRHRSSHSRSPDRRSEPSDHSRHSPPQTSNGSHRSRDDERISKPASTPAKLAEEVPLPKPKESAVAREDKQFPPLPEPKPVYAQPGQPDVDLPVSPSDAPVPSAAHDDSILRPSMKLVKFKKGESVGLRLAGGNDVGIFVAGVLEDSPAAKEGLEEGDQILRVNNVDFANIIREEAVLFLLDLPKGEEVTILAQKKKDVYRRIVESDVGDSFYIRTHFEYEKESPYGLSFNKGEVFRVVDTLYNGKLGSWLAIRIGKNHQEVERGIIPNKNRAEQLSSVQYTLPKTAGGDRADFWRFRGLRSSKRNLRKSREDLSSQPVQTKFPAYERVVLREAGFLRPVVIFGPIADVAREKLSREEPDLFELAKSEPRDAGTDQRSSGIIRLHTIKQIIDRDKHAVLDITPNAVDRLNYAQWYPIVVFLNPDNKQGVKNMRTRLCPESRKSARKLYERAIKLRKNNHHLFTTTINLNNMNDGWYGALKETIQQQQNQLVWVSEGKADGTTEDDLDIHDDRLSYLSAPGSEYSMYSTDSRHTSDYEDTDTEGGAYTDQELDETLNDEVGLPTGPAITRSSEPVREDPPVIQETPGCPGYQHPLQPDPASRIDPAGFKMAAPQQQDEAALPMPLLPPTVVAPPAVEQPVQLEGMHLEEPSAAAAAPQADSLSSPSPAPELIQPPPPPPLHEPHLSGLPGPEPKMYKKDLYNLEDPVRINHGLKQSLSYSHQPPYQDKQPYREYDHPPYGYDGGGYAEPKPHNTDSHLHYDNRVPHYNEQWPPYDQQTSSSQPTGYQPGHQQPMGYNPRSPYEDGPGRDYSPPQPRYDEAPPVGYDGRPRHSKPGPIRYDEPPPPPPASYDARSPYEAEPHGFPINSPRSPEPPKQYYGDSILRPSYIPGPPHRGYKQGIHEPINSEPTIPPPKPETLPSPGEPALTPGTKPLPPPPREDVDEDPAMKPQSVLNRVKMFENKRSVSMDRAKEGAESSVLRPADVPKPVSAPGPVLKANSLSNLEQEKSVYRAPEPQKPHTKPLDDVVRSNHYDPDEDEEYYRKQLSYFDRRSFDSKAMGQPNPGITRFYDLPKPSQLSYPYNRVESAEKVSPVEKRYEHLPQISPASQYGPPASAIPPSTLPKLSPSDAISIPEPLSSPNPKPELAALRQTSREEPAPVGYLPPRGLPDKSPVNGTDAAPPKTLGAPAPTGYNRYVPKPYTSSARPFERKFESPKFNHNLLPNDTQVKTDLLSKSTTVSNSSGKPQLSPQPPDHDSGLDTFTRTMDNRPKYQHNNINAIPKAIPVSPSALEDDDEDEGHTVVATARGIFNCNGGVLSSIETGVSIIIPHGAIPESVEQEIYFKVCRDNSILPPLDKEKGETLLSPLVMCGPHGLKFLKPVELRLPHCASMTPDGWSFALKSSDSSSGDPKTWQNKSLPGDPNYLVGANCVSVLIDHF, encoded by the exons AGTGCAGCAATGGAGGAGACTGTCATTTGGGAACAGCACACAGTGACATTACACAGG gCACCAGGGTTTGGCTTTGGAATTGCCATATCAGGGGGTCGGGATAACCCTCATTTTCAGAGCGGCGAGACCTCCATTGTCATCTCGGATGTGCTGAAGGGAGGCCCAGCAGAAGGCCTGTTGCA GGAAAATGACAGAGTTGTTATGGTCAATGCAGTCTCTATGGACAATGTGGAGCATGCATATGCTGTCCAGCAGCTTCGTAAAAGTGGAAAAATTGCCAAAATT ACAATCAGACGGAAGAGGAAGGTGCATGTCCCCATGGGCCGATTAGGGGAACGGGAAACTATGTCAGAGCATGACGAGGAGGAGGACAGCTATGATGAAGAGATATACGAGACACGAAGCGGACGCAGTGGTGCTTACAGTGGTGTGGGTGGGGCCATGGGAAGGCGCAGCGGGCGGAGCAGTGGGCGAAGGGACAGGGACCGCGAGCGCAGTGGCTCACGGGAGAGGAGTCTATCCCCACGTTCTGACCGGCGCTCACACAACCTGCCCCCACGTCCTGCCAAGGTCACACTTGTCAAATCCCGGAAAAATGAAG AATATGGCCTGCGCCTGGCCAGCCACATCTTTGTCAAGGACATTTCCCCTGAGAGCCTGGCAGCCCGGGACGGCAACATCCAGGAAGGGGACGTTGTACTAAAG ATCAATGGCACAGTGACAGAGAACCTCTCCTTGATAGACGCCAAGAAGCTGATAGAAAGGTCAAAGGGCAAGCTAAAAATGGTTGTTCAGAGGGACGATAGAGCGACCTTGCTGAACATCCCTGACCTCGATGACAGTATTGCTTCCGCCAACGCCTCTGACAGAGATG ACATTTCAGATATTCATTCTCTGGCATCCGACCATTCCAATCGATCGCATGACAGACATCGTAGCAGTCACTCTCGCTCTCCAGACAGACGATCCGAGCCGTCGGACCACTCCAGACACTCGCCCCCACAAACAAGCAATGGCAG TCACAGAAGTCGTGATGATGAACGAATCTCAAAACCGGCTTCGACACCAGCGAAGCTAGCGGAGGAGGTTCCTCTGCCCAAGCCGAAGGAGTCTGCTGTTGCCAGAGAGGACAAACAGTTTCCACCACTCCCAG AGCCCAAGCCGGTATATGCTCAGCCTGGACAGCCAGATGTAGACCTGCCAGTCAGTCCCTCTGATGCCCCTGTGCCAAGTGCTGCCCATGATGATAGTATCTTACG GCCAAGCATGAAACTGGTGAAGTTTAAGAAGGGGGAAAGTGTGGGGCTGCGGCTTGCTGGAGGGAATGATGTGGGCATCTTCGTAGCTGGAGTGCTAGAGGATAGCCCAGCTGCTAAGGAGGGCCTGGAGGAGGGTGACCAAATTCTCAGG GTAAATAATGTAGATTTTGCAAACATAATTCGAGAGGAGGCAGTGCTGTTCCTCCTGGACCTTCCTAAGGGTGAAGAGGTGACCATTTTggcacagaagaagaaagatg TGTATCGGCGGATCGTGGAGTCAGATGTCGGTGACTCCTTCTACATTCGAACACATTTTGAGTATGAAAAGGAGTCTCCTTATGGATTAAGCTTTAACAAGGGTGAGGTTTTCCGTGTAGTTGACACCCTCTACAATGGCAAGCTGGGCTCCTGGCTTGCTATCCGTATTGGCAAGAATCATCAAGAGGTGGAGAGGGGCATCATCCCGAACAAAAACAG AGCGGAGCAGCTCTCCAGCGTGCAATACACCCTTCCAAAAACAGCAGGGGGCGACAGGGCTGACTTCTGGAGGTTCCGTGGTCTTCGCAGCTCCAAGAGGAACCTTaggaagagcagagaggacCTCTCCTCTCAACCAGTCCAGACAAAGTTTCCAGCTTATGAAAGAGTAGTCTTGAGAGAGG ccGGTTTCCTGAGACCAGTTGTGATTTTTGGGCCCATCGCTGACGTTGCTCGGGAAAAACTCTCCAGAGAAGAGCCTGATCTTTTTGAGCTTGCAA AGAGTGAACCGAGAGATGCAGGAACAGACCAGCGTAGTTCAGGAATCATTCGTCTTCACACCATTAAGCAGATCATTGACAGA GACAAACATGCTGTGCTAGACATCACACCTAATGCTGTGGACAGGCTGAACTATGCTCAGTGGTACCCAATTGTAGTCTTCCTAAATCCTGATAATAAGCAGGGTGTAAAGAACATGAGGACCAGACTATGTCCAGAGTCCAGGAAGAGTGCAAGGAAGCTCTATGAGAGAGCCATTAAACTGAGGAAAAATAATCACCACCTGTTTACCA CCACCATCAACTTGAACAATATGAATGACGGCTGGTACGGCGCATTGAAAGAAACAATCCAGCAACAGCAGAACCAGTTGGTGTGGGTGTCAGAGGGCAAG GCGGATGGCACTACAGAGGATGACTTGGACATCCACGATGACCGTCTGTCCTACCTATCAGCGCCAGGTAGCGAGTATTCAATGTATAGTACGGACAGCCGCCACACTTCTGACTATGAGGACACGGACACGGAGGGTGGAGCATACACAGACCAGGAACTTGACGAGACTTTGAATGATGAGGTGGGTCTGCCCACCGGGCCCGCCATCACTCGCTCTTCAGAGCCTGTGCGAGAAGACCCACCTGTAATTCAGGAAACTCCTGGTTGCCCTGGATACCAGCACCCTTTGCAGCCTGACCCAGCCAGTCGCATAGACCCTGCTGGATTCAAAATGGCCGCCCCACAGCAG CAAGATGAAGCTGCTCTGCCCATGCCCTTGTTGCCTCCGACGGTGGTAGCGCCCCCTGCTGTTGAGCAGCCTGTACAGCTAGAGGGTATGCACCTAGAGGAGCCGTCTGCTGCAGCCGCAGCTCCTCAGGCTGACTCACTTAGCAGCCCCAGCCCTGCCCCTGAGCTTATTcagcccccaccaccaccaccactacatGAACCCCACCTGTCTGGACTGCCTGGTCCAGAACCAAAG ATGTATAAGAAAGATCTGTACAATTTGGAGGACCCAGTGCGAATCAACCATGGCCTGAAGCAGTCTCTGAGCTACAGTCACCAGCCACCGTACCAGGACAAACAGCCATACCGCGAATACGACCACCCGCCTTACGGATATGATGGAGGCGGCTATGCAGAACCAAAGCCTCACAACACTGACTCTCACCTGCACTACGACAACCGTGTGCCTCATTACAATGAACAGTGGCCCCCCTATGACCAGCAGACCTCATCCTCCCAGCCCACAGGGTACCAGCCGGGCCACCAGCAACCCATGGGCTACAACCCCCGGTCACCCTACGAGGATGGACCAGGGAGGGACTACAGCCCCCCTCAGCCACGATACGATGAGGCCCCACCAGTGGGCTATGATGGCAGACCACGCCACAGTAAACCTGGGCCTATTCGTTATGATGAACCTCCACCACCGCCCCCAGCAAGCTATGACGCCCGCTCTCCCTATGAAGCAGAACCTCACGGCTTTCCCATTAATTCACCTCGTTCGCCAGAGCCTCCAAAGCAGTATTACGGTGACTCTATTCTGAGGCCCTCCTACATTCCTGGACCTCCACACCGGGGCTATAAGCAAGGGATACATGAGCCTATAAACTCTGAACCCACTATTCCCCCACCTAAACCAGAGACCCTGCCCTCCCCAGGTGAACCAGCACTCACACCAGGCACCAAacctctccctcctccaccccGGGAAGACGTGGATGAGGACCCGGCCATGAAACCACAGTCAGTGCTCAACAGAGTGAAGATGTTTGAGAATAAACGGTCTGTTTCTATGGACAGGGCTAAAGAGGGAGCAGAGTCATCAGTACTGAGG CCTGCAGATGTTCCTAAACCTGTCAGTGCCCCAGGCCCAGTCCTCAAAGCAAATTCCCTCAGCAACTTGGAGCAGGAGAAGTCCGTCTATAG GGCTCCTGAGCCACAGAAGCCCCACACTAAACCTCTGGATGATGTGGTTCGTTCCAACCACTATGACCCAGACGAGGACGAGGAGTACTACAGGAAGCAGCTGTCCTACTTTGATCGCCGTAGTTTTGACAGCAAAGCCATGGGCCAGCCCAATCCTGGTATCACCCGCTTCTATGATCTTCCCAAACCATCTCAGCTGTCCTACCCCTACAATAG AGTTGAGTCTGCAGAAAAGGTGAGTCCAGTGGAAAAAAGATATGAACATCTGCCCCAAATCAGCCCCGCCTCTCAGTATGGGCCCCCAGCCTCTGCTATCCCACCTAGCACGCTGCCCAAACTCAGCCCCAGTGATG CCATCTCCATACCTGAACCGCTGAGCTCACCCAATCCTAAACCCGAGCTGGCAGCTCTCAGACAGACTAGCAGAGAAGAACCGGCACCAGTTGGCTACCTGCCCCCACGAGGCCTCCCTGACAAATCGCCGGTCAACGGCACTGATGCAGCACCTCCAAAGACACTTGGTGCTCCCGCTCCAACTGGCTATAACCGCTATGTTCCCAAGCCTTACACCAGCTCAGCCAGGCCCTTTGAACGCAAGTTTGAGAGCCCCAAATTCAACCACAACCTGCTGCCAAATGACACACAGGTGAAGACAGATCTCCTCAGCAAGTCCACCACGGTGAGCAACAGCAGCGGGAAACCTCAGCTTTCACCACAGCCCCCGGATCATGACAGCGGCCTGGACACCTTCACACGCACTATGGACAACAGGCCCAAATACCAGCACAATAACATTAACGCCATCCCCAAGGCCATTCCTGTAAG CCCCAGTGCACTGGAGGATGATGACGAGGATGAAGGGCACACAGTGGTAGCAACTGCCCGGGGGATCTTTAACTGTAACGGAGGGGTCCTTAGCTCCATCGAGACAGGTGTCAGCATCATCATTCCCCACGGTGCCATCCCCGAAAGCGTGGAGCAGGAAATTTACTTTAAGGTGTGCCGGGACAACAGCATCCTACCCCCCCTGGACAAGGAGAAAG GAGAAACGCTGCTAAGTCCGCTGGTGATGTGTGGCCCCCATGGACTCAAGTTCCTGAAGCCGGTGGAGCTGCGCTTACCTCACTGTGCGTCTATGACTCCTGATGGTTGGTCTTTTGCTCTAAAATCCTCCGACTCCTCGTCGG GTGACCCCAAAACATGGCAGAACAAATCTCTCCCTGGAGATCCAAACTACCTGGTGGGTGcaaactgtgtgtctgtgctcatAGACCACTTCTGA
- the tjp1b gene encoding tight junction protein ZO-1 isoform X12: MVNAVSMDNVEHAYAVQQLRKSGKIAKITIRRKRKVHVPMGRLGERETMSEHDEEEDSYDEEIYETRSGRSGAYSGVGGAMGRRSGRSSGRRDRDRERSGSRERSLSPRSDRRSHNLPPRPAKVTLVKSRKNEAEYGLRLASHIFVKDISPESLAARDGNIQEGDVVLKINGTVTENLSLIDAKKLIERSKGKLKMVVQRDDRATLLNIPDLDDSIASANASDRDDISDIHSLASDHSNRSHDRHRSSHSRSPDRRSEPSDHSRHSPPQTSNGSHRSRDDERISKPASTPAKLAEEVPLPKPKESAVAREDKQFPPLPEPKPVYAQPGQPDVDLPVSPSDAPVPSAAHDDSILRPSMKLVKFKKGESVGLRLAGGNDVGIFVAGVLEDSPAAKEGLEEGDQILRVNNVDFANIIREEAVLFLLDLPKGEEVTILAQKKKDVYRRIVESDVGDSFYIRTHFEYEKESPYGLSFNKGEVFRVVDTLYNGKLGSWLAIRIGKNHQEVERGIIPNKNRAEQLSSVQYTLPKTAGGDRADFWRFRGLRSSKRNLRKSREDLSSQPVQTKFPAYERVVLREAGFLRPVVIFGPIADVAREKLSREEPDLFELAKSEPRDAGTDQRSSGIIRLHTIKQIIDRDKHAVLDITPNAVDRLNYAQWYPIVVFLNPDNKQGVKNMRTRLCPESRKSARKLYERAIKLRKNNHHLFTTTINLNNMNDGWYGALKETIQQQQNQLVWVSEGKADGTTEDDLDIHDDRLSYLSAPGSEYSMYSTDSRHTSDYEDTDTEGGAYTDQELDETLNDEVGLPTGPAITRSSEPVREDPPVIQETPGCPGYQHPLQPDPASRIDPAGFKMAAPQQQDEAALPMPLLPPTVVAPPAVEQPVQLEGMHLEEPSAAAAAPQADSLSSPSPAPELIQPPPPPPLHEPHLSGLPGPEPKMYKKDLYNLEDPVRINHGLKQSLSYSHQPPYQDKQPYREYDHPPYGYDGGGYAEPKPHNTDSHLHYDNRVPHYNEQWPPYDQQTSSSQPTGYQPGHQQPMGYNPRSPYEDGPGRDYSPPQPRYDEAPPVGYDGRPRHSKPGPIRYDEPPPPPPASYDARSPYEAEPHGFPINSPRSPEPPKQYYGDSILRPSYIPGPPHRGYKQGIHEPINSEPTIPPPKPETLPSPGEPALTPGTKPLPPPPREDVDEDPAMKPQSVLNRVKMFENKRSVSMDRAKEGAESSVLRPADVPKPVSAPGPVLKANSLSNLEQEKSVYRAPEPQKPHTKPLDDVVRSNHYDPDEDEEYYRKQLSYFDRRSFDSKAMGQPNPGITRFYDLPKPSQLSYPYNRVESAEKVSPVEKRYEHLPQISPASQYGPPASAIPPSTLPKLSPSDAISIPEPLSSPNPKPELAALRQTSREEPAPVGYLPPRGLPDKSPVNGTDAAPPKTLGAPAPTGYNRYVPKPYTSSARPFERKFESPKFNHNLLPNDTQVKTDLLSKSTTVSNSSGKPQLSPQPPDHDSGLDTFTRTMDNRPKYQHNNINAIPKAIPVSPSALEDDDEDEGHTVVATARGIFNCNGGVLSSIETGVSIIIPHGAIPESVEQEIYFKVCRDNSILPPLDKEKGETLLSPLVMCGPHGLKFLKPVELRLPHCASMTPDGWSFALKSSDSSSGDPKTWQNKSLPGDPNYLVGANCVSVLIDHF; the protein is encoded by the exons ATGGTCAATGCAGTCTCTATGGACAATGTGGAGCATGCATATGCTGTCCAGCAGCTTCGTAAAAGTGGAAAAATTGCCAAAATT ACAATCAGACGGAAGAGGAAGGTGCATGTCCCCATGGGCCGATTAGGGGAACGGGAAACTATGTCAGAGCATGACGAGGAGGAGGACAGCTATGATGAAGAGATATACGAGACACGAAGCGGACGCAGTGGTGCTTACAGTGGTGTGGGTGGGGCCATGGGAAGGCGCAGCGGGCGGAGCAGTGGGCGAAGGGACAGGGACCGCGAGCGCAGTGGCTCACGGGAGAGGAGTCTATCCCCACGTTCTGACCGGCGCTCACACAACCTGCCCCCACGTCCTGCCAAGGTCACACTTGTCAAATCCCGGAAAAATGAAG CAGAATATGGCCTGCGCCTGGCCAGCCACATCTTTGTCAAGGACATTTCCCCTGAGAGCCTGGCAGCCCGGGACGGCAACATCCAGGAAGGGGACGTTGTACTAAAG ATCAATGGCACAGTGACAGAGAACCTCTCCTTGATAGACGCCAAGAAGCTGATAGAAAGGTCAAAGGGCAAGCTAAAAATGGTTGTTCAGAGGGACGATAGAGCGACCTTGCTGAACATCCCTGACCTCGATGACAGTATTGCTTCCGCCAACGCCTCTGACAGAGATG ACATTTCAGATATTCATTCTCTGGCATCCGACCATTCCAATCGATCGCATGACAGACATCGTAGCAGTCACTCTCGCTCTCCAGACAGACGATCCGAGCCGTCGGACCACTCCAGACACTCGCCCCCACAAACAAGCAATGGCAG TCACAGAAGTCGTGATGATGAACGAATCTCAAAACCGGCTTCGACACCAGCGAAGCTAGCGGAGGAGGTTCCTCTGCCCAAGCCGAAGGAGTCTGCTGTTGCCAGAGAGGACAAACAGTTTCCACCACTCCCAG AGCCCAAGCCGGTATATGCTCAGCCTGGACAGCCAGATGTAGACCTGCCAGTCAGTCCCTCTGATGCCCCTGTGCCAAGTGCTGCCCATGATGATAGTATCTTACG GCCAAGCATGAAACTGGTGAAGTTTAAGAAGGGGGAAAGTGTGGGGCTGCGGCTTGCTGGAGGGAATGATGTGGGCATCTTCGTAGCTGGAGTGCTAGAGGATAGCCCAGCTGCTAAGGAGGGCCTGGAGGAGGGTGACCAAATTCTCAGG GTAAATAATGTAGATTTTGCAAACATAATTCGAGAGGAGGCAGTGCTGTTCCTCCTGGACCTTCCTAAGGGTGAAGAGGTGACCATTTTggcacagaagaagaaagatg TGTATCGGCGGATCGTGGAGTCAGATGTCGGTGACTCCTTCTACATTCGAACACATTTTGAGTATGAAAAGGAGTCTCCTTATGGATTAAGCTTTAACAAGGGTGAGGTTTTCCGTGTAGTTGACACCCTCTACAATGGCAAGCTGGGCTCCTGGCTTGCTATCCGTATTGGCAAGAATCATCAAGAGGTGGAGAGGGGCATCATCCCGAACAAAAACAG AGCGGAGCAGCTCTCCAGCGTGCAATACACCCTTCCAAAAACAGCAGGGGGCGACAGGGCTGACTTCTGGAGGTTCCGTGGTCTTCGCAGCTCCAAGAGGAACCTTaggaagagcagagaggacCTCTCCTCTCAACCAGTCCAGACAAAGTTTCCAGCTTATGAAAGAGTAGTCTTGAGAGAGG ccGGTTTCCTGAGACCAGTTGTGATTTTTGGGCCCATCGCTGACGTTGCTCGGGAAAAACTCTCCAGAGAAGAGCCTGATCTTTTTGAGCTTGCAA AGAGTGAACCGAGAGATGCAGGAACAGACCAGCGTAGTTCAGGAATCATTCGTCTTCACACCATTAAGCAGATCATTGACAGA GACAAACATGCTGTGCTAGACATCACACCTAATGCTGTGGACAGGCTGAACTATGCTCAGTGGTACCCAATTGTAGTCTTCCTAAATCCTGATAATAAGCAGGGTGTAAAGAACATGAGGACCAGACTATGTCCAGAGTCCAGGAAGAGTGCAAGGAAGCTCTATGAGAGAGCCATTAAACTGAGGAAAAATAATCACCACCTGTTTACCA CCACCATCAACTTGAACAATATGAATGACGGCTGGTACGGCGCATTGAAAGAAACAATCCAGCAACAGCAGAACCAGTTGGTGTGGGTGTCAGAGGGCAAG GCGGATGGCACTACAGAGGATGACTTGGACATCCACGATGACCGTCTGTCCTACCTATCAGCGCCAGGTAGCGAGTATTCAATGTATAGTACGGACAGCCGCCACACTTCTGACTATGAGGACACGGACACGGAGGGTGGAGCATACACAGACCAGGAACTTGACGAGACTTTGAATGATGAGGTGGGTCTGCCCACCGGGCCCGCCATCACTCGCTCTTCAGAGCCTGTGCGAGAAGACCCACCTGTAATTCAGGAAACTCCTGGTTGCCCTGGATACCAGCACCCTTTGCAGCCTGACCCAGCCAGTCGCATAGACCCTGCTGGATTCAAAATGGCCGCCCCACAGCAG CAAGATGAAGCTGCTCTGCCCATGCCCTTGTTGCCTCCGACGGTGGTAGCGCCCCCTGCTGTTGAGCAGCCTGTACAGCTAGAGGGTATGCACCTAGAGGAGCCGTCTGCTGCAGCCGCAGCTCCTCAGGCTGACTCACTTAGCAGCCCCAGCCCTGCCCCTGAGCTTATTcagcccccaccaccaccaccactacatGAACCCCACCTGTCTGGACTGCCTGGTCCAGAACCAAAG ATGTATAAGAAAGATCTGTACAATTTGGAGGACCCAGTGCGAATCAACCATGGCCTGAAGCAGTCTCTGAGCTACAGTCACCAGCCACCGTACCAGGACAAACAGCCATACCGCGAATACGACCACCCGCCTTACGGATATGATGGAGGCGGCTATGCAGAACCAAAGCCTCACAACACTGACTCTCACCTGCACTACGACAACCGTGTGCCTCATTACAATGAACAGTGGCCCCCCTATGACCAGCAGACCTCATCCTCCCAGCCCACAGGGTACCAGCCGGGCCACCAGCAACCCATGGGCTACAACCCCCGGTCACCCTACGAGGATGGACCAGGGAGGGACTACAGCCCCCCTCAGCCACGATACGATGAGGCCCCACCAGTGGGCTATGATGGCAGACCACGCCACAGTAAACCTGGGCCTATTCGTTATGATGAACCTCCACCACCGCCCCCAGCAAGCTATGACGCCCGCTCTCCCTATGAAGCAGAACCTCACGGCTTTCCCATTAATTCACCTCGTTCGCCAGAGCCTCCAAAGCAGTATTACGGTGACTCTATTCTGAGGCCCTCCTACATTCCTGGACCTCCACACCGGGGCTATAAGCAAGGGATACATGAGCCTATAAACTCTGAACCCACTATTCCCCCACCTAAACCAGAGACCCTGCCCTCCCCAGGTGAACCAGCACTCACACCAGGCACCAAacctctccctcctccaccccGGGAAGACGTGGATGAGGACCCGGCCATGAAACCACAGTCAGTGCTCAACAGAGTGAAGATGTTTGAGAATAAACGGTCTGTTTCTATGGACAGGGCTAAAGAGGGAGCAGAGTCATCAGTACTGAGG CCTGCAGATGTTCCTAAACCTGTCAGTGCCCCAGGCCCAGTCCTCAAAGCAAATTCCCTCAGCAACTTGGAGCAGGAGAAGTCCGTCTATAG GGCTCCTGAGCCACAGAAGCCCCACACTAAACCTCTGGATGATGTGGTTCGTTCCAACCACTATGACCCAGACGAGGACGAGGAGTACTACAGGAAGCAGCTGTCCTACTTTGATCGCCGTAGTTTTGACAGCAAAGCCATGGGCCAGCCCAATCCTGGTATCACCCGCTTCTATGATCTTCCCAAACCATCTCAGCTGTCCTACCCCTACAATAG AGTTGAGTCTGCAGAAAAGGTGAGTCCAGTGGAAAAAAGATATGAACATCTGCCCCAAATCAGCCCCGCCTCTCAGTATGGGCCCCCAGCCTCTGCTATCCCACCTAGCACGCTGCCCAAACTCAGCCCCAGTGATG CCATCTCCATACCTGAACCGCTGAGCTCACCCAATCCTAAACCCGAGCTGGCAGCTCTCAGACAGACTAGCAGAGAAGAACCGGCACCAGTTGGCTACCTGCCCCCACGAGGCCTCCCTGACAAATCGCCGGTCAACGGCACTGATGCAGCACCTCCAAAGACACTTGGTGCTCCCGCTCCAACTGGCTATAACCGCTATGTTCCCAAGCCTTACACCAGCTCAGCCAGGCCCTTTGAACGCAAGTTTGAGAGCCCCAAATTCAACCACAACCTGCTGCCAAATGACACACAGGTGAAGACAGATCTCCTCAGCAAGTCCACCACGGTGAGCAACAGCAGCGGGAAACCTCAGCTTTCACCACAGCCCCCGGATCATGACAGCGGCCTGGACACCTTCACACGCACTATGGACAACAGGCCCAAATACCAGCACAATAACATTAACGCCATCCCCAAGGCCATTCCTGTAAG CCCCAGTGCACTGGAGGATGATGACGAGGATGAAGGGCACACAGTGGTAGCAACTGCCCGGGGGATCTTTAACTGTAACGGAGGGGTCCTTAGCTCCATCGAGACAGGTGTCAGCATCATCATTCCCCACGGTGCCATCCCCGAAAGCGTGGAGCAGGAAATTTACTTTAAGGTGTGCCGGGACAACAGCATCCTACCCCCCCTGGACAAGGAGAAAG GAGAAACGCTGCTAAGTCCGCTGGTGATGTGTGGCCCCCATGGACTCAAGTTCCTGAAGCCGGTGGAGCTGCGCTTACCTCACTGTGCGTCTATGACTCCTGATGGTTGGTCTTTTGCTCTAAAATCCTCCGACTCCTCGTCGG GTGACCCCAAAACATGGCAGAACAAATCTCTCCCTGGAGATCCAAACTACCTGGTGGGTGcaaactgtgtgtctgtgctcatAGACCACTTCTGA